Genomic segment of bacterium:
ATTGTACACCTCAAACAGAAGCAAGAATTCAGGATAAATTTTAATAGTATTTAAATTCCTTTGCTTATCAAAAAAACATTCTGACAAAACAAAGATGCGCTATCTAATGAATTTTTACTTCACTAAATATCCTTTCCTGTTTTTTCAAGGCAAATCTAATTACTGCTTTACAATAACCTGGAAAGCTTTCCCGTTAAATTTTATTAAAAAATTGTTGATAATAAAATACTTTAAATATCTGTTGTATAAATATTAATCATAGAGAAATGAAAAATCAAGATAATTATTTTATTTTTTTATTGCATTGTGAGAAATTAGTTAGTATATTGCCTGTGAAATATTTCACAGCCTAATTTAAAGAACAAGAAGGGGCTTTTTGTGAATAAAATTAAAGAAATTCCTGTTAAAACGCTTGAAAGGCTTCTGCTTTACAGGTGGACTCTTAAAAGCCTTTTGAGCCCGGGGAATACTCACATTGTTTCAAGGCGCCTTTCGGAAATAACCGGCTTTTCCTCTGCACAAATAAGGCGGGATTTTATGAATATCGGATACTCGGGCTCCTCGTCACACGGCTATAAAATTACAGACCTTATTGAAGAAATTGATAAAGCAATATGCCCTCCTGCTGTACAGAATATTGCAGTTGTAGGAATCGGGCAGCTCGGTAAGGCTGTAATTAATTACATACATGAAAGATCTTCGATGTTAAAGATAAAGGCTGCTTTTGATAATAATCCCGATAAATTAAACAGTGTTCTGCATATATGTAAAGCATATCATACTGATAAAATTAAGAGCATTGTTAAAAAAGAAAATATTTCCATTGCAATCCTTGCCTTACCTCCGGATAATGCACAGGAAATTGCTTATAAACTTTTAAACGCGGGAGTTAAAGCATTTCTCAACTATTCGCCTATTAAGCTGAATCTTCCCGATGATGTTTATGTTGAGAACAGGGATATGCTTATTGCTGTGGAGAAAACAGCATATTATGCAAGGACATCTAAGAAAAAAGATAGGATAAACGAAGGAATAAGTTAACTTTTAATCAATAAAGGAGAAAATCATGGAAAATTATGACATCGTAATTATTGGCGGCGGCCCGGCAGGTTTTACTGCTGCAATATCTGCAAGAAATACTTATAAAACGAAGAGAATTGCTGTTATAAGAAAAGAACAAATAACAATGATTCCATGCGGCATACCCTATATCTTACACTCTTTGGAAAGTCTGGACAACAATATCCTGCCTGACAATCCCTTGAAAAGTAAAAATATTGATATCATAGTGGGTGAAGTTATTGATGCAGCTGACCACACATTATTTTTTGCAAACGGTGATAAGCTTAAATTTGAGAAACTGGTTCTTGCAACAGGTTCTTCAGTTTTTAAACCTCCCATCAAGGGAATTGATCTTGACGGAATCTACTACATTAAAAAGGATAGAGATTATCTTGCAGCATTAAAGGACGATATCAAAGACAAAGAAAGTGTAATTATTATCGGAGGAGGATTTATCGGCCTCGAAGTGGCAGATGAGCTTCTTAAAAGCGGGAAAAAAGTTACTTTAATAGAGCGGCTCAATCACCTTCTCCCCCTTGCTATGGATGAAGAATTCGGAAAAATTATTGAAGAAACCCTTAAATCTCTTAAGGCAAATATATTAACCGGTGTTTCAGTTAAAGAAATCACAGGGGAAGAAAAGGCATCCGGGGTAATTCTTGATAATGGAGATAAAATTAGCAGTGATATTATTATTGTATCTGCCGGTTACCATCCAAACCTTAAGCTGGCAAAAAAGATAGGGGTTAAATGTGAAGAACATTATGGAATAATAGTTGATGAATATCTCAGAACATCGGAAAAAGATATCTTTGCAATAGGCGACTGTGCAGCAAAGAGGAACTGCTATACAGGTGATTACAGTAAGATAATGCTCGCATCAACTGCTATGGCAGAGGGCCGCCTTGTAGGATCCAATCTCTTTGACATTAAAGTAATGAGAAAATTTATGGGGGTTTTGGGATCATTCTCTACTAAAATTGGTAACGTAGCTGTAGGAGTTTCAGGCCTTACTGAAAAAGATGCAGAAGCTCTTGGAGTGGATTATGTAGTTGGTACTGCAGAAACATTTGACCGGCACCCAGGCAAACTTCCCGGTGCAAGTAAAATGTTTGTAAAGCTGTTATTCTCACGTTATTCACACACCCTGCTTGGAGGTGAAGTTAAAGGCGGTGACTCAGTAGGTGAAATTGTAAATATTTTATCTGCAATGATTCAAAATCAAATGACTGATATGGAGATTGACACGCTGCAGATTGGAACTCATCCTCTTTTGACTGCGTCTCCTATTGCATACCCGCTTATTAATGCAACAGCAGATGCAATTTTAAAATGGTTCAACAAATAATCAATTGAATACAGGGCGCAGGTTAAATTTTCTGCGCCCTGATAATAAAATGCATTGGATGAAATAAATTTATAAAATAAAAGGTTCTCTCTGTAAATTACTATCTATTATTTTACATCCGGAACCTGCCAGATAAATTCTCTTTTTCCAAGGAAATTAATAACCTGCTGTACACTCTGCTCAGACTTTCTTTTTACTGACTCCCTGGTATTAAAAGCATTATGAGGCGTCATTATCACATTCGGATATTTAATCAGATTCATGTAAGCATTTACTTTTTCATCTTTGCTCTTTTTCCCTGTCCTTAATGAGACTGCCAGCTCTGAC
This window contains:
- a CDS encoding redox-sensing transcriptional repressor Rex — encoded protein: MNKIKEIPVKTLERLLLYRWTLKSLLSPGNTHIVSRRLSEITGFSSAQIRRDFMNIGYSGSSSHGYKITDLIEEIDKAICPPAVQNIAVVGIGQLGKAVINYIHERSSMLKIKAAFDNNPDKLNSVLHICKAYHTDKIKSIVKKENISIAILALPPDNAQEIAYKLLNAGVKAFLNYSPIKLNLPDDVYVENRDMLIAVEKTAYYARTSKKKDRINEGIS
- a CDS encoding FAD-dependent oxidoreductase, whose protein sequence is MENYDIVIIGGGPAGFTAAISARNTYKTKRIAVIRKEQITMIPCGIPYILHSLESLDNNILPDNPLKSKNIDIIVGEVIDAADHTLFFANGDKLKFEKLVLATGSSVFKPPIKGIDLDGIYYIKKDRDYLAALKDDIKDKESVIIIGGGFIGLEVADELLKSGKKVTLIERLNHLLPLAMDEEFGKIIEETLKSLKANILTGVSVKEITGEEKASGVILDNGDKISSDIIIVSAGYHPNLKLAKKIGVKCEEHYGIIVDEYLRTSEKDIFAIGDCAAKRNCYTGDYSKIMLASTAMAEGRLVGSNLFDIKVMRKFMGVLGSFSTKIGNVAVGVSGLTEKDAEALGVDYVVGTAETFDRHPGKLPGASKMFVKLLFSRYSHTLLGGEVKGGDSVGEIVNILSAMIQNQMTDMEIDTLQIGTHPLLTASPIAYPLINATADAILKWFNK